A single region of the Streptomyces caelestis genome encodes:
- a CDS encoding SulP family inorganic anion transporter yields MSSSVLSPTARLRGLKPDWLRDPKVWRTEVLAGLVVALALIPEAISFSIIAGVDPAIGLFASFTMAVTIAVVGGRRAMISAATGAVALVIAPLNREHGFGYLVAAVILAGVFQIVLGALGVAKLMRFVPRSVMVGFVNSLAILIFMAQVPEMTGVPWPVYPLIAAGLALMVFFPKLTTMVPAPLVSIVILTVITLAAGIAVPTVGDKGELPSSLPVPGLPDVPFTLDTLTTIAPYALAMALVGLMESLMTAKLVDDITDTRSSKTRESVGQGIANIVTGFFGGMGGCAMIGQTMINVRVSGARTRLSTFLAGVFLMVLCVVFGPVVSDIPMAALVAVMIMVSVATFDWHSIAPKTLRRMPAGEITVMVVTVACVVATHNLAIGVVVGSITAMVVFAKRVAHLAEVTAVTDPDGTRVVYRVTGELFFASSNDLVGRFDYATGPDKVVIDLSAAHIWDASSVAALDAIETKYAQRGKTVEIIGLNEPSARIHETLSGELTGGH; encoded by the coding sequence TTGTCTTCCTCCGTACTGTCCCCCACCGCCCGACTGCGCGGCCTCAAGCCCGACTGGCTGCGTGATCCGAAGGTCTGGCGCACCGAGGTGCTGGCCGGCCTGGTGGTCGCGCTCGCCCTGATCCCGGAGGCGATCTCCTTCTCCATCATCGCCGGGGTCGACCCGGCGATCGGCCTGTTCGCCTCCTTCACCATGGCCGTCACCATCGCGGTCGTCGGCGGCCGCCGGGCGATGATCTCCGCCGCCACCGGAGCCGTCGCCCTCGTGATCGCTCCGCTGAACCGTGAGCACGGCTTCGGCTACCTCGTCGCCGCCGTGATCCTGGCCGGTGTGTTCCAGATCGTCCTCGGCGCGCTCGGCGTCGCGAAGCTGATGCGATTCGTGCCGCGCTCGGTGATGGTCGGCTTCGTCAACTCCCTCGCCATCCTCATCTTCATGGCGCAGGTGCCGGAGATGACCGGCGTGCCGTGGCCGGTCTATCCGCTGATCGCCGCCGGGCTGGCGCTGATGGTGTTCTTCCCCAAGCTCACCACCATGGTCCCGGCGCCGCTGGTGTCCATCGTCATCCTGACCGTGATCACCCTGGCGGCCGGGATCGCCGTGCCGACCGTGGGCGACAAGGGCGAGCTGCCGTCCTCCCTCCCCGTGCCGGGGCTGCCGGACGTGCCGTTCACCCTCGACACGCTGACGACCATCGCGCCGTACGCGCTCGCCATGGCGCTGGTCGGGCTGATGGAGTCGCTGATGACGGCCAAATTGGTCGACGACATCACCGACACCCGCTCCTCCAAGACCCGCGAGTCCGTCGGGCAGGGCATCGCCAACATCGTCACCGGGTTCTTCGGCGGCATGGGCGGCTGCGCCATGATCGGCCAGACGATGATCAACGTTCGGGTGTCCGGCGCCCGTACCCGCCTGTCGACGTTCCTGGCCGGAGTCTTCCTGATGGTGCTGTGTGTCGTCTTCGGGCCGGTCGTCTCCGACATTCCCATGGCGGCGCTGGTCGCGGTGATGATCATGGTGTCGGTCGCCACCTTCGACTGGCACTCCATCGCGCCGAAGACGCTGCGGCGGATGCCGGCCGGGGAGATCACCGTCATGGTGGTCACCGTCGCGTGCGTGGTCGCCACGCACAACCTCGCCATCGGTGTGGTCGTCGGCTCGATCACCGCGATGGTCGTCTTCGCCAAGCGCGTCGCCCACCTCGCCGAGGTCACCGCCGTCACCGACCCCGACGGCACGAGGGTCGTCTACCGGGTGACGGGCGAGTTGTTCTTCGCCTCCTCCAATGACCTCGTCGGCCGGTTCGACTACGCCACCGGCCCCGACAAGGTCGTCATCGACCTGTCCGCCGC